One region of Malania oleifera isolate guangnan ecotype guangnan chromosome 6, ASM2987363v1, whole genome shotgun sequence genomic DNA includes:
- the LOC131157401 gene encoding pentatricopeptide repeat-containing protein At4g21065-like produces MLLHCVPKLKRTSSPSPLCSLPNHTFSSASVSPFRYPLPYSPTLPQNDTNTRLRTSPDSTYTHHSFSPSQYASFLQSCISRRAVEHGKQLHAHLCLTGLGFHLVLATKLVNLYCVCDSLVHAHLLFDRIPKDNLFLWNVLIRGYAWNGPYEVAVSLYYQMLEYGILPDNFTFPFVLKACSALTAIKQGREIHEHVIRTGWEKDVFVGAALIDMYAKCGCVESAREVFDKIVERDVVLWNSMLAAYSQNGRADDTLSLCSELALTGLRPTVATLVTVISASADIAALPQGRELHGFSWRRGFESQDKVKTALVDMYAKSGSVKVARNLFEQLVEKRVVSWNAMITGYAMHGHATEALSLFEEMRKQAHPDHITFVGVLSACNRGGLLDEGWKFFELMTRDYHIDPTVQHYTCMVDLLGHSGRLDEAYNLIMQMKVLPDSGVWGAVLNSCKIHGNVELGELALERLMVLEPDDAGNYVILSNIYAQAGRWDGVAKLRKLMTDMGLKKCIACSWIEVKNKVHAFLSGDMSHPMSDEIYAELERVGGLMAEAGYVPNTSPVFHDVEDDEKTGMVCSHSEKLAIAFGLISTPPGSRLLVTKNLRVCEDCHVAIKFISKITNREIIVRDVNRYHHFKDGICSCSDFW; encoded by the coding sequence ATGCTACTCCACTGCGTGCCGAAGTTGAAGAGAACCTCTTCTCCATCGCCACTCTGCTCTCTCCCGAATCACACCTTCTCCTCCGCTTCAGTCTCTCCTTTCCGGTACCCATTACCATATTCACCCACACTTCCTCAAAACGATACAAACACACGCCTTAGAACCAGCCCTGATTCAACCTATACCCACCATTCATTTTCCCCATCACAGTATGCATCTTTCCTCCAATCTTGTATTTCTAGAAGAGCCGTCGAGCACGGAAAGCAGCTCCATGCCCATCTCTGCCTCACTGGCCTTGGTTTTCATCTTGTTTTAGCTACTAAACTTGTTAATTTGTACTGTGTTTGTGACTCTTTGGTGCATGCCCACCTTCTGTTCGACCGAATTCCCAAAGACAATTTGTTTCTTTGGAATGTTTTGATTCGTGGGTATGCATGGAATGGGCCTTACGAAGTGGCAGTATCGCTTTACTACCAAATGCTGGAGTATGGAATTCTTCCCGATAATTTTACCTTCCCGTTTGTCCTCAAGGCGTGTTCGGCACTCACGGCGATTAAGCAGGGGAGAGAGATTCATGAACATGTGATACGTACTGGGTGGGAAAAGGACGTCTTTGTGGGTGCAGCACTTATTGATATGTATGCAAAGTGTGGTTGTGTGGAGAGTGCTAGGGAAGTGTTTGATAAAATTGTGGAGAGAGATGTTGTATTGTGGAATTCTATGCTCGCTGCCTATTCCCAAAATGGGCGTGCAGATGATACACTTTCTCTTTGCAGTGAGCTGGCCTTAACAGGCTTAAGACCCACTGTTGCAACTCTGGTCACCGTGATCTCAGCTTCTGCTGACATTGCGGCTCTTCCCCAAGGAAGGGAGCTTCATGGATTCAGTTGGAGACGAGGGTTTGAATCTCAAGACAAGGTGAAAACTGCCCTTGTTGACATGTATGCCAAAAGTGGATCAGTGAAGGTTGCTCGGAATCTGTTTGAGCAGCTTGTAGAAAAAAGGGTTGTTTCTTGGAATGCCATGATTACTGGGTATGCAATGCATGGTCATGCTACTGAAGCATTGAGTTTGTTTGAGGAAATGAGAAAACAGGCTCATCCGGATCATATTACTTTTGTGGGTGTTTTATCAGCATGCAACCGTGGAGGTTTGCTGGATGAAGGGTGGAAATTTTTTGAATTGATGACGAGAGATTACCATATAGACCCAACAGTTCAGCACTACACATGCATGGTTGATCTCCTTGGCCATTCCGGTCGATTAGATGAGGCTTACAATCTTATAATGCAAATGAAAGTCTTGCCAGACTCTGGCGTTTGGGGTGCAGTATTGAACTCCTGCAAAATACATGGAAATGTGGAGTTGGGGGAGCTAGCATTGGAGAGACTGATGGTGCTCGAACCTGATGATGCAGGGAACTATGTGATTTTATCAAACATTTATGCTCAGGCAGGTAGATGGGATGGAGTTGCCAAGCTTAGAAAATTAATGACAGACATGGGACTAAAGAAGTGCATTGCTTGTAGTTGGATTGAAGTCAAAAACAAAGTCCATGCTTTTCTTTCTGGAGATATGTCGCACCCTATGTCTGATGAGATATATGCTGAGTTAGAAAGGGTAGGGGGACTTATGGCAGAAGCTGGCTATGTGCCAAATACCTCTCCAGTGTTCCATGATGTTGAGGATGATGAGAAGACAGGAATGGTGTGCAGCCACAGCGAAAAGCTAGCAATTGCATTTGGACTCATTAGTACCCCCCCTGGGTCCAGGCTTCTTGTGACCAAGAACCTACGGGTCTGTGAGGACTGCCATGTTGCCATCAAATTCATCTCAAAAATCACAAATAGGGAAATTATTGTTAGAGATGTCAATCGCTACCATCACTTTAAAGATGGCATATGTTCTTGTAGTGACTTTTGGTGA
- the LOC131157402 gene encoding protein CURVATURE THYLAKOID 1C, chloroplastic isoform X2, which translates to MTSLIARLPPALLFHGRQTLFGTPQKYPISFPAGKLSHSFVAVKATGESSESSTSLIVKSVQNVWDKSEDRFALFGFGFAAVVAIWASANLITAIDKLPLIPNALELVGILFSSWFVYRYLLFKPDREELSQIINRYISDILGQ; encoded by the exons ATGACTTCGTTGATTGCAAGATTGCCTCCGGCATTGCTGTTCCATGGACGACAAACCCTTTTTGGAACTCCTCAGAAATACCCTATATCCTTCCCTGCAG GGAAACTGAGTCATTCTTTTGTTGCTGTAAAGGCCACAGGTGAAAGTTCTGAATCTTCAACATCCTTGATTGTTAAATCTGTTCAAAATGTt TGGGATAAATCTGAAGATCGATTTGCTCTTTTTGGCTTTGGTTTTGCAGCTGTAGTTGCTATATGGGCCTCAGCAAATCTGATTACA GCCATTGACAAGCTTCCTCTCATCCCAAATGCACTAGAATTAGTGGGGATATTGTTTTCTTCG TGGTTCGTATATCGCTACCTGTTGTTCAAACCAGATCG GGAAGAGCTGTCCCAGATCATCAACAGGTACATCTCAGATATCTTAGGCCAGTGA
- the LOC131157402 gene encoding protein CURVATURE THYLAKOID 1C, chloroplastic isoform X1, producing MTSLIARLPPALLFHGRQTLFGTPQKYPISFPAGKLSHSFVAVKATGESSESSTSLIVKSVQNVWDKSEDRFALFGFGFAAVVAIWASANLITAIDKLPLIPNALELVGILFSSVSLFCDTLLICSIGQDMVGKEIKILESHNHLSP from the exons ATGACTTCGTTGATTGCAAGATTGCCTCCGGCATTGCTGTTCCATGGACGACAAACCCTTTTTGGAACTCCTCAGAAATACCCTATATCCTTCCCTGCAG GGAAACTGAGTCATTCTTTTGTTGCTGTAAAGGCCACAGGTGAAAGTTCTGAATCTTCAACATCCTTGATTGTTAAATCTGTTCAAAATGTt TGGGATAAATCTGAAGATCGATTTGCTCTTTTTGGCTTTGGTTTTGCAGCTGTAGTTGCTATATGGGCCTCAGCAAATCTGATTACA GCCATTGACAAGCTTCCTCTCATCCCAAATGCACTAGAATTAGTGGGGATATTGTTTTCTTCGGTAAGTCTGTTCTGCGATACACTTTTGATATGTTCGATTGGTCAGGATATGGttggaaaagaaataaaaatcttGGAATCTCACAACCATTTAAGCCCCTAG